The sequence below is a genomic window from Schistocerca nitens isolate TAMUIC-IGC-003100 chromosome 4, iqSchNite1.1, whole genome shotgun sequence.
tcacgtggtgacaccatcaaagaggatcttcgagtcgccaaaggagaagaccatttgcctttggtggaTCTCTTCGAGGCTTTTCAGTTAGAAGAAGACTCAGGTGGTGTTTGGCTGGAGGCACAGAGGAAGCCTCCACAGaagtactcctcctgtcctttctgAACTACAGGTTGTGTAGCTAGTGGCtagagagtttgatggcttgttgcagaGCTGGATGGGGGGATGCATGCTACCTTGATACTTGgatatttcacaacctcagagttgAATTGTAGGTCGCATGGCTGtgaccatgtccttcatggagtgaggggtaacaagaacagggctataggtgccagatgggagaacacagggtttgtaaCTAGGCAATAACTTCTATCACTGTAGACCATGACTCTTTTATCcagtgacacacttgtttgattgtaggtcattttacaGCTCCCTTCAGTGTGAAttaatgttgggtttcatccatttgttccattcctctgtcatatacattttaaatggtttatttatagaGACAtcgagaggttgcaattgtgaagtaagccCTCCTGGAATAACTGCAAGCTCTGTATTTACCTGtcacagtttctctttcacagaatttttcaaatgactaccaaATAAGATgacaactcttcttcaataaagcacaatTACTTCTTCTCACacactgtggctctgagcactatgggactcaactgcttaggtcattagtctcaCACAATGTTAATCCActatttcataccagcctcatccatcGAGCCCTTGTCTTGCACATCAACAACAACTGGTAGTATTTCAGGTTTTGGCactgttttgcacttgaaaatgataattggattaagtttagtaccgtcagcacaacatgaaaggaaaaaagtgtagtgtcttttttcatgtccacttgtttttatagttacagttttagcacctttcatagcAACAGTTCttttactcggcacatcaaataacagaggagtttcatccatatgcactatttggcttagttccacactggcttTCTTTCGAAGCTGCACTGTAGTGCTACCTTACAACTATGTACTTTAGTCATTTTTGTACTAATTCTaatgccattttgacagtgtccctgaatccatttccatatttcatctcttagttttggccattttgcattcaatcCTGTTTTTACACATTTGGTCTTAATTTTTTTTTGCCCTTCTTTATTAGTCCTCCAATTGCGAATGGCTTTTTCTATTGGCCGGGGAGCCAGAATACTGCTCATCTGCCCTGTTTCCATGTTGTTCTGCATATGCTTTTACTTCttatttatagctttcatcacatgaatatcttttattgttttccattatgtaattagctactaacaaaaatattctactgttaccaataacacaaatcactttcaattcaagttcactggcgccTTAAGACTGCATTGACACCTAGGCTAGACAGtgatctgggtttgtgatggcagggtgggagggagacagtgttagcaagcttgtgaatccctgcaactcatgttcatctcatcggtgcactgctgctgccagttgaatccaatgctgCCAGATAGAGAGTGTTTTCCTGCGGCTTCGAACATacagccatttttaagactggtgggaattgtAAATGAAactctggacatttttatattaatttcaagtataagaTACACCTGAATTTTTGAGGAAATTTTTCGAAGAAGAAAGTGCGTCTTATAGTGCATAAAATATGGCACCTTTTGATACACGTCTTCCAGTTGTAATGCTGTATAATGTGGGCTTAATGTTACACGTTCAAAACTCTTTTCACTAAGTCAATAAATTACTCACTGTAAAAGGTTTTTAACTCTTTTTatggttttttatttattccaaTGATTCAATACATGTCCATGCTTGTTGATGATGTTCCACTCCCTGTTACCTTAAATTACCATATCAGTTTCCTGTCATTCATTATTTCAGGACTGTATGCACACTGAAGCATATTTTAAATGGCTTGTAGTAACTAGCCTGGCATTCATATTGCAGAATAATTAACACATTAAGCACAAACTAATCATGTTTGAATGAATGATTCTAGAAACAGCAGCCTCAATGAGAATTTTACCAAATTGCCATATTTTTGCCTGTGCAAAAGACACCTCAACAAGCATGTTATCCTATTATCAGCAATGAATCTCAGCACAGAATTAGTTTTACAGAATCATTCCACAGAATTAAAAACCTGACAAGTTCAAAAGTAGAGGACTCCCAGAACGAAAAAAGGAAGTAATGTATGGTTTTGTCTTCACCCACCAGTACATCTTATCCCATTTACAACTTTTGTAAAGTTTTCTTTCTTCTAATAAAAAACTGAACTGAAATTGCTTGTAAGAAAAAGATATACCTGAAAAATGTAAGTCAGGTTGATGcataacaaaaattattacatcagaGGAATGATTATTCAAGAAATAAGACGAAAGTATCACAAATTGTGTTTATATTGCACTATATATAAAAATGCATTTTACCACTTTCTCATCTTACATTACCTTCACAACTAGAGAGACAATAAAGAATCATTACATAAATTATTCACACAGCAAGTAAGAAAATCACACAACTGTCACCAAATAAATACTGATAAAGCCTTCAACTATtaaattttgatgaataatttAAATTTCTACATGAATCAGAAGATTGACAAAAAATGGGCATCACCTTTAATCCCGTTTGGTAACAGGCTTAGGAGGTTCAGTCTCTGAATATGCTTTGATTATGAAAAACACCAATGAAATGTGAAGTACTATTACTGCAGTTATCGCTGAATACACATTAGCCTTGATAGAGTCATCAGACAGGAAACCTGAAAGGAGATAATATCACTGGATGCATAATTTATGTCTATTATCATAATTAtcatatcagtgttttacattgtaTTGTTACATACATAGTGGGGAAAACATACATTCAGCAATGTTGTTTCTGTTGCAAAGAattgaacttttaatttgaaggacAACTTTGGGGTCattggaagtgtctgattccacctgtcTTCTTTGACCCATGATGGAATGGTGCACTGTGTGACGTCACTGTTGTGTGGTGTTTTTGAGTTGGTACGTCTTTGTTGATGCCATGTTGTTGTACCTGATGGTGCTCTATTGTTGTGGATGCTGATGAGTTGAGTTTAAGGTGTGGTACTGGGCTCATTTAAGTCTTGGCTATCACTGTGATAATGTGGGTTTACTTGGATTTGGGCAGTTAGTGCTGTAACGTGGATTTGGAAGGGTTTGCTTTGTTTTCAGGGAGTTGTTACatagttttttcctttctttgtttatgttttggCAAATTGTGAAGTTTTGTCTGTTTTATATTCATGGTATTTCGGTTGTGTTTTAATTGATTGAATCAACATTTATTTTTTTGCTGATTGGGTTTTGGTTTCAGTGGTGTTTTGTGAGTTATTTAATGGTTTGTGGGTTGCCAGTAGGTATCTAGAGTTGTGCTTGAACTATATATGTCAAGTGAAATGTCCGATTCCACTTTTTGGAACTGCAGATTTTGGTTTCTGGTATTGTGGACCTCATTTGAGCTATACGAGTCAAGTGAAGTGTACAATTCCTGTTGGTTTTGTGGCTGTAGCTCTATGTCTTGCATAATATTTGTTTTGGGATGGTGCAGTGTTTTGTATTAttatatatttagcttgtccccaccCTACACCCCCTATTTCCCACGGTTGTTCTGTTAGTCTAATTTTATTGTTGGAGTGAGATGTTCTTGTGCAATTTTTATTTCTGTTCGCATTTGCTGGCACTTGTATGTATTGACAACATCGTTGCCATTCATATACACTGGAAGTTGGCGTTTCCACAATACGCTTCCCTAATTCCCtacttttaaaaaatgtaattacagTATACCAGTTTCATGAATACCATATTGGATACACACTCACATACATGACAAATGTTACATATATTCCTCCATAGTTAGCTCATTTACTTTAATACTGTATTATTGGTCTCAAGCCTACTTTTCTCATTTCTAACAATGTGCATTCAAATATGAGAAACGTGCTTTTGAAACTGGTCACGCAGTAATACAGGAATAATACAAAAAATTTTTGACACATAGATACTACTATAATAGCTAACAGTTGTCTGAAACTGTGATTTTTAAGCACCCTAAGGATTGTGTGCCTTGTGACATTTACAGACCTAGCATATAAATAACACTAACTTTGTACTGAAAACACAAGATTTCAAACACTGTTGTATGTAAAACTTACATAAACAAATTATCACCTACACAAATGATTTCATTTATCAATTTAATATACAGCCCAACacaataattcataatgtttgtatACAAAAGTGTTTTTCATGTCTTCTAGACTTTTTGTACGATCCTCTTCTGTTTGGTATAGAATATATTAGGCAAAAATTAATTCAAGGTATCAGCTACCAAGAAGTTGAAGCTTTATTTCGGAATGGGAAGCGAAATTCACTATTTTTTACCAAACCAAATAGGTCATCGTTGGACAGACAGATGTCAGTGTCCaacagcacaatatttcagcaagtgaccatgttgccatcatcaggtgcgctgatgaactggCCGCTTAGGGGCCATCGCAGAACTTCTGTTTCTTCCATCCCTTCCTTCAATCTGCCACACAGTGAAGAAGATAGAGATATCGCACAGTGAACTGACTTCATGGCAGGCACAGGAACAGCAGATGTGCTGCCATTATGCATACCTGGGCAGGAACCTAGGATGGTTCAACTTGATAGGGGGAGGAGAGATGTCTGATGGAGATCTCCGACACCACAGCACATCAaactggagggggggagggagggggggaggaggaggaggaaagttcCCACATTCAAATTATTCTCTGAACCAAGAGCAGGTTCAAATCTGAagaggaaagctctgagatatttagccagTCATGGAACAtatataggaaaagacagatgaGAGGCCACATGAGGAGGAGTGTCCAtgcagttcacaaaaatattgtctctgttgaggtccaagttgagtgtgacagtgaagtcatctggttgcTTGTAGCACGTGtagatgaaatcaagttaattgttcgatgttttactggtcacccaattctgctgtgacagtgaAAGAGCCATTCGAACAAAGTCTACGGTCAATAATGCAAATAAACTGATCATGCAATACCGGTTGGAGACAAATTTAAACTGCTGAGTAATGTTTGGAGATGGTATTactagtccagaatgagattttcactctgcagcggagtgtgtgctgatttgaaacttcctggcagattaaaactgtgtgcccgaccgagactcgaactcgggacctttgcctttcgcgggcaagtgctctaccatctgagctactgaagcacgactcacgcctggtactcacagctttacttctgagaaaggcaaaggtcccgagttcgactctcggtcgggcacacagttttaaactgccggtGTTACTAGTGTCCCATTTGACACAAtccagtcatttaaatatctgggcataacgttgcaaagctgtAAAGTGAAAAGACTATGTGAGAACTGCGGtagagaaggtgaatggttgactttggtttactgggagaatttttaaggaagagtggttcacatgtaaaggagagtAAAGgttgctggtgcgacctattctcgagtatcacttgagtgtttgggatccatatcgggtaggattgaaggaagacatcgaagtaatttacAGGGGGatggctagatttgttactggtgcatTCGAACAACGTGTAAGTGGTACAAAGATGctttgggaatccctggaaggaaggcaatcttctttctaagaaagacaactgagaaaatttagagaaccggcaataGAAGTTGACTGCTGGATGCTTCTACTgtctccaacatacattgtgcataatgtccatgaagataagatacgagaaattagggctcataaggaggcatccagacagttgtttttccctcactctatttgtgagtaccgacagcaaaggaaatgacaagtagtggtacagggtgccctccatcacacaccgtaTGGTTGCTtgctgagtatctatgtagatgtacaggaagaggagaaggaggggaGAAAGTGTCATGTCAGTTTCTAAGTTATCAGTTTACCAGTGCACTTGATGATGTCAATGCTGTTggctgctgaaatattgtgcccattgaacACTTACACCTGGTTGTTCACCTATGAACTATTTCATCATGCAGTAAACCAAGAAAAGCTAAAGAATCACAATTTTGTATCATCTTGCCAAATTTTATCAAAAacgaaaaggagaaaaaaagaaagagtactatCCAAGAGTGGAAATGAAAGCAAACGTACAAAGCATCAGACAGGGCACAAATGCCTCCTTTTTCAAATTAACTAGTAATTGCTGCTACATCCAATCAGTGTATCAAAAATTCATATTCTATGGAAGTCATTTTTTAAATAAGTTCTGTTGAAAAGTACGAGAAACTAACACCCTTCAGTTTTTTCTCTGAACACTAACAAATTTTGCAGTTCAGATTTTGTTACCAACACAGTGACACTCCCAAGTGCATAGTGTTAACAAGGGTTTAAATGATTACGACTGGTACTGATAACACTGTTTTCAGGGAACCAAATATTTTACCTAAATGAAATGAATGCTAGGCTTCCACTGAAAGCATTTCATATGGGCTTAGCAGGACAAAGGTATGGAGATCTTGTGGCCCATTCCACCCATCAAGCTTTGTGCTAGTTTGGGTTAGTGGCTGGATAAAGTGTTCTGCAATGAATCTGATTCACAATTGTGTCCTTCAGTAAGAATCACTTTGGTATCACCCCTATGACACAGAGGAGGAGCATCCTTTGTGACAAATGACAGTTCAAACAACTCTCTTCTCTAAATGTATACCTCATTCATAAATACTAGGCCACACATTATATGCCTATTGTTATCCACAGGCTTACGAACTTCATGAATCAAATCAAAGAAAACAAATTCCTGCCATTCCAATGGGTTTACATTGCATACACTACATGTAACTATTCATTCTTCACTGTACTTTCATTACAGTCCTTCTGAATACAGGTCTTGAAGTGATAAGTCTTCACAACTTCTTTTTCCTCGCAGGAAAACCAACTATATTGTTCGGGACGACGCTGTAGTGGCATGTTGTAGCCGTGACATGCTAAtgtataatattaattaaataggcATTACATGGCTACGTCATGATAATCGGCTCGATTGCAGTGATTATAAAATTGCATGAGGAAAAcagcaaaattataaatgaaatacaTGATTCACCTCTTCCACTTACCGTTAAAAATCACATACTTAACACCAAAAAATGTCGCCACGGGTAATATCATCACGCCGAAACAGTACATAAATACTGTCCTAATTATGTCGATGTCCGACGAACCCTACAAATAAGCATGAAACTCAATATTCTGGGATGCTGACTAAGCCATACAGAtaacattaaaagaaaaacaaaaaacactgacCACTTCATTTATAAATGAAGTGTACCGGAAAATAATGAAACTTGCTAagaggaaattaaaattttttctgcttgagaaCCACTACCACTCCACAAAAGAATTTCCGTAGATTTTCGGTTACGAAATCTACATGTTGAATAACATTACCGCAAAAGCCGCATGCAGAGGAATACTCTCTGAGTTTATATATTAGAATTGTGAGCTTATTAACACACAACGATTCATAAAGTGTTGTCAGCAGATATGGTCTACGGAACAAGCAGAAAGCTAAATTACTATCATCACAAATATCCTCAATACAATCACTTCCACACGCACTTACTTTTGGTATCCTGTTAATCATGTCACCACAGTTAGTGCACACACGAATATATGAAAATAATGCCCGACGGCTTCACACGCTTTATCAGCTGCACCTTTGCCAGTCACATGTCTTTACTAACCAAGTAACCAGTGTTTATCTGGTGCTTTGAATATACATACACAAGCGATGATCGACTGCAATGATGCTATTGTCACTTTTGTTTGCGCACAGGCAGAGACCTCAACTACCTTCCAAGAATAGCCCGTCCACAGGCCAGGACCTATCTGCGCAGATATATGCGCAAATGTCTGAGCACGCAAATAATCGTTGCAAATACAGTGCGTTCATACCATAACATACACCTCGTCGGTCCACACTCACATGGTCCAATCTAGTATCTACTTCTCACCCGCCATCTGTCGGTCTACAGAAGATATTTCAGAGGCAAGCGGCTATGCTCTCGCAACATTAAAGTTTAATTCATTTATACAGAATCGTAATGGAGGAAATTCTGTTACGGTCTGTGATCGCAAACTATACTGAAATAAAAGAGGCAACAAACAGAAAGACCAATCATAGTTATTTAGACGTTGGCTGCTTAAGCGAAGATAATTTTCGCACACAAATTTTCTTTGCGAGTTGCGACGCGAAACTGATAACTGGCATAGTTACTTGCTTATGTATTTGTGAGCATAATTATCTTTTGAAGCTCACAATTCCACGCATAGCCTGGAACAAGACTTATTTGAGGAGAGCAATTCTTCCACATGAGCGGCTGGAGACTCCTGGCAACAGGAAAAAGACTTTTCACCATTGATCTAAAAAATTATACTGCAGTTTCGGAACAAACATTGAGTGAAATTATACCCCACATACACAGAGCTATGTTCGCTGTCCTGATGGAGGATTTCACAAATTCGCACCTGTAACTCACTGTACACATGGAGGAGAAACACAAGACTGAAACAACAGTTGCCTCAGATACGTTCACACGCGATATCTGCATTGGTCTCCGGTTCATACGCTACGATTTGTCTGTGCAAATGTAGTTGGTGCCCCACACGATGCCATTTTTCTATTCAACTTTGTGCATGCGCATAAATTTCCAACAGCGCAACTACCCATGCATATTTGTGGAAGCGTAATTTCCTGGAAAAGAAGGCCGAACAAGCGCATTCCTTCCCGCCTTCGGTGGCCATCTTTAGGTATGTCCATACGATGCCCTTTCGTCGTGCGCAATCAAAGACGCACGGGAACCAAACGTCATACACAAAGATTTGTGGGACGAACGCTTGGGCGTTCTCGTGTCCACACGTTGCTTCGTTGTGGAAGCTTCTTTGCTTGGGAGCTTCTGCTGCGTTTTTTGTGATGAAAACGCGACAgggaaagaaaacacaaaaactgcTGTAGGTAGAGAAGTATCTAAATAAGAGAGGTACGAGAAAAATAAAGTGATAAGAAGATTTTGTCTGCAAATTTCAAAGGAGGTCACAGCGAGATTTTAGATTTTCTACTTGGTAAACTGCAGCGATAAGTCTGGTAACATAAGTTCGTTAGCTAGTAAATGGCGACTTACACACCAGTTTGAACTATTTATTcctcatttcaaaacaaagcatttcagtgATTATTCTTGTAACTGATAAATATTGAAATGAAGGTCTTAGTCGATATATGAAGGTTAATTAACTTTCAGTGCGTCATTTGTATTGTATTTGTTTACACATCTTTAATCACGAAAGATGATATGTGGTTAGTATCCTCGCTCTcgacaaatttggaaatttcatagaTGGCGGAATCAACTAGAATGTAGTTTGTCTTTTTCAATTtagtatttttttcattacatgtGTACTTCATTTCAATTTTTCTTAGTTTTTTGAGGAGCTAAATATACCCCATCACTTCCTTTGTTCAAATGTCAGGCTCCCCAGTTGTTCTCCTTTTAAGTCGCCACAGCATTAATATTCGTCCACAGTTTTCATATAGGaatacacttttcataaatttctggcttattcttctcagtttttctactTCTAAACTTACAGTAGCTTATTCTTTACAAAAATATGATCGAATACATTTTATAAATTACTTGATGTTCAGTGCAATAGATCTCGAATTTTCATTCAAATAATCATCAGAAGGGGCAATGCAAACAACCTTCTTCTTCGTCATTTATCGTCTATAAATGCTTCCTTTGGAGTCAACAGACTTTATTGCCCATAATTCGCTTCACAGCATAGCCTCAACACACTACACAAACACACACCGTCCTCAGCTACCTGTAATTTGATAAAAAGCACAAACATTCCCAGCGAAGGCGGGCAGCAATGCACTTTACACATGGCCACCATTTCCAGGAAACTACACATGCACAAATGGGCATGCGCTGTTGGAAATTTAAGCACATGAGCAAAGCTGAACACAAAAAAAGACAACGTGTTGATGCACCTTCTGCGACTTTTATCAGACGACAGGCAGCCTGGGTCCATGTGTGTTTCATTGTGAAGTGTGTTGAGGTTATGCTCTGAAGCGAGTTATGCGCAGTAATGTCTGTTGACTCCCAAGGAATCACACATAAATTTATAGATTATTACAGACTAAGAAAAGTAGCTTGGAATGCCGTTTCTAACAATTacttgaataaaaatgtgatgCCTTGTACATCACGTATTAGGTAAAAGGCCTCTGATCATATTACTGGTAAGAAGAAGATATCGTATGTTATGAACTAGGAAAACAGAGAAGAATAAGGCAGAATTTATGAAAAGTGTATATGAAAACTGTGGATGACTTCACTCCTAGCGACTTAATAGCACAACTGCTGAGGAGCCTGACATCCGAAGAAAAGAGATGAGGGGTATGTGTAGCTCGTCAACAAACTACTAGTAACAGTAATGAAGGACACCGAagatgaaaaaaaattggaaaacacaACCTCCGTTATAGTGGTTTTTGGCATCTATGAAATTCCCAGATTTATCAAGTATGATTCGAGGGCGTTAACTTACATATAATCGTTCATAAATTAATGTTGTATAAACAatttgttaataaaataaaaatgatacattaaaatttattaaccTCACATAATGACTAAGAACTTCCCTTACATATTTCTCAGTTTCTGGAGTAATCACCGAAATGCTTTGTTTTCAAATCCGAAATAAATGGTTAGGACTTGTGTATAAGACGCTGGTTGCTAGCCATCGAAATGTTACTGCCATCCTCGTCACTGTAGTTTTCCAAGTAGAAAATTTAAAATCTTACTGTGACCTCATCCTGAATTTAGCAAAAAAACATTGTCGCCACTTGGTATTTCTCGTATCTATGTTATTTAGACATTTCTTTACTTACAGTCGCTTTTGCTTTTTCATTTATTGTCGCCTTTTCATCACAATAAATGTGGCATGACTTGTCAAGCACAAAAGGGAATCCATATGTGCGATTATGCAACGTGTGGACACAAGAGTGCATATGTATACATACCTTCTTTCCACAAATTTTGGATGTGTCCTTTATTCCAGTGTATCTGCCATTGTGCATGCAGAATGAGGCATTGTGTGGACATACCTAAATTTAAACTCGTTAGTGCCCACAGATTTGAGCAGTTTTGTTCAAAAAACCTTCAACTTCCAGTTCTTCTTACCTctcacatctgcacaaatcttctgtCTACATGCAACCATCATCTGTACAGACATGATGTGCGTAGACATTTGTGCAAACAGATCGTTACTTGTGGTAGGGAAAGGGAGAATTTCTAGATCCTTGTTGCTTCTTGCTATTGCCAGGTATCTTAATATTACTACCAGCCACTCATGTGGAAAAATTTCTCTCCTCATACAAGATGCTGTCGATATTATGTAAAAGAGttatgaacttcaaaaagtaattaTTTGCTTCCAAATGCATCCACAAATAACTGCGACAGTCGTCAGGTTTGCTCTGCTTCATGCGAAGTAAATTTATGTACTAAAACTGCCTTTGCTTAAGTAGACACTATCTAGACCAGTCTGACTGTTCCATGTGTTTCTTCCATTTTGTTTGCATTGTTTCTTGCAAAACAAGTTGCAAACAAAGATCATAATGGAATTTCCTTCCTTACGAATTTCTGAACAATGAATTAAGCTGGGTTCCCACAGACATGAATTTCTTACAAGTGCATCCCCACACCACTAGCATGACATGCACATTAGCCTTTCCACACACCTGAGCTGGAAACGCCAATTATGTGACTGTGAAGATGGCGATAAGTGGAATTATATGTACTGGAGCTGTGCAGCTTTCAGGTGAAGAGCTTACAGTGATGTTTACGAAAAAAAACCGACCCACACATGTTGGATGTGGAAATAGGAATCTCGCAGGAATCGCTTGGAAACGACAAATACACTAATAGGGGTGTTATCTGAAGAGAACGATGTTTCGTTCGAAAATGATTTTCAAGTGAGTGAAATGAATTCTGAAATCTTTTTGACACATATTTCTCACTATGTACAAAAGTCTGATGCAAGTCCCGGATGCTGTTCCAGCTAGCATTAAATTACAAGTAAGATTGAAATATCTGGAAACTGGAGTCACTGCAATATACAGATTGTGTTCTGAAGGGaattatttctaaatttttatgttatctACAGGACGCTTAATGTACATTGGAAAGTAAAGGTTTTTCTCCCAACAGTTCAGccttttttaattttcagatttaGTCACGATTCTAATGGGTCACAGGTGCTGTAAATATACTTTTGTTTTAACAGTATAAATTTGCAACCAAACACTATAGTACTGTGCAATACAGTCATTACTCAACTATAGCGCCAATACAAACAGTGTTATATTTACACAGAATTTTAATGAGGGTGAAGAGGAGTTCTAAATCGCTGAAGCcacaaataaatttccatttcctGGTAATATTTACAATCAGACAAAAGCAAAATATTATcattatactgaaataaaaaatgCCTTTATATTATTGACTGTTCTGCAGCAATATGAACCTCAGCCAGCTCACACTATCTGTTTCAATACTTTTCAATCTATTTCACCACTACAAGCAATGGTTTGTTTCTCTGTTACAATTAAGTGATTATAATGATTTACTGAACTCTAGAATTATATTCCTATCCCACAGTTTTAGAACATTTTGTCACTTTGGaaagtatttatttacttagtttgcAGATAGTATGTTTCCACAAGTAAGTTGACTTAAGCGAGTGGTGGTGGGGGCATGCATGTGTAAGAAATTGATGCCTGTGGTAACTTGGCTTCAAACTGTGACGGCATGAGAACGTAGGGGTGTGACGTTGAACTTTCTTTCCTTGAGCCAGTTTTACAATCTCCGATTAGCAAGCAGTTAAACTCTATTCTCGGAAAAACGTGAGAAATGCGTTTTACGAATCCAGAAGAACGCATAACTGGAGAATAAACTGGATATGGCTTAACCAGCGATTTCTGGCCAG
It includes:
- the LOC126251368 gene encoding vacuolar ATPase assembly integral membrane protein VMA21 homolog, with translation MINRIPKGSSDIDIIRTVFMYCFGVMILPVATFFGVKYVIFNGFLSDDSIKANVYSAITAVIVLHISLVFFIIKAYSETEPPKPVTKRD